Proteins from one Pirellulaceae bacterium genomic window:
- a CDS encoding PEP-CTERM sorting domain-containing protein gives MDNSRDYGTSNGLAGATGQTGNFYVVEDSDSTWTVAFDPVDATGFTDLLLNFTWAIDNDGGGSTAGSNFEESDFIEVTVNGESVFKVDGAGDYDVGDAVGGLDDLDAPYINAFTPENIDISAYDGQILNISFAIANNSAPEDIAFDNVMVTSVPEPGSLTLLVLGSLLLFFRRQRT, from the coding sequence ATGGACAATAGCAGAGACTATGGGACCTCAAACGGGCTCGCCGGAGCCACCGGGCAAACCGGTAACTTCTATGTCGTCGAGGATTCCGATAGCACCTGGACCGTAGCTTTCGATCCCGTCGACGCGACCGGCTTCACCGACTTGTTGCTCAATTTCACCTGGGCCATCGATAATGATGGCGGCGGCAGCACAGCTGGCTCTAACTTCGAAGAGAGCGATTTCATCGAAGTCACCGTAAACGGGGAATCCGTCTTCAAAGTCGATGGTGCAGGCGATTACGACGTTGGAGACGCGGTTGGCGGTCTTGATGACCTCGACGCGCCCTACATCAACGCGTTCACGCCAGAAAATATCGATATCTCGGCATATGATGGCCAGATCCTCAATATTAGCTTCGCCATCGCCAACAATTCGGCTCCCGAAGACATCGCGTTCGACAATGTCATGGTCACCAGTGTTCCCGAACCCGGATCCCTGACACTGCTTGTGCTTGGCAGCCTGTTGTTGTTTTTTAGGCGCCAACGCACTTGA
- a CDS encoding transposase, whose product MTCPTIEETRNNEDFAKHIKQSIATAPEAGWLFVVDNLNTHCGEPFVRMVADQLNIDGPALKKAEKHGFLKTMFGPPWRRLTNERTGYDRRIQKILS is encoded by the coding sequence ATGACCTGCCCAACGATTGAAGAAACTCGCAACAATGAGGACTTTGCCAAGCACATCAAGCAAAGCATCGCAACCGCCCCAGAAGCAGGCTGGCTGTTCGTCGTAGACAATCTAAACACGCACTGTGGCGAACCATTCGTTCGAATGGTCGCCGATCAATTGAACATTGATGGACCAGCATTGAAAAAGGCTGAAAAGCACGGCTTTCTGAAAACGATGTTCGGGCCGCCGTGGCGGCGATTGACCAACGAACGAACTGGCTACGATCGAAGAATTCAAAAAATTCTCTCTTGA
- a CDS encoding calcineurin-like phosphoesterase family protein yields MKFWFQQLMLLVLVALACADSPSRLMAESQQASGYVYDDQNANGTRDANEPGLPQVRVSNGRTVVETDPTGRYQLPVDNDTIVFVIKPRGWMVPTDKNQVPRFYFIHKPNGSPQGLAYPGVKPTGPLPSAIDFPLIKQDEPDCFKVVAFGDPQPNNLQDIYHLSHDIVPELIGTDAAFGICLGDVMADLLDLFPAYNEVMSQIDIPLYNTIGNHDINFDVSDDKHSDETWERTFGPPTFSFDWGPVHFIVTDNVYYRGDRGYHGEFTEQVLTFIENDLRFVSSDQLVVVTMHIPLTASNHDSLLNLLKGRPAVSLSGHTHDIEHKFIPMDQKGNTHHHVINGALSGIHWLGDPDEYGIPHAMTHCGSPNGYTVITFNGNKYKMQFKAPRRPDSDQMHIYTPSEISVKESNKPEVLVNVYFGSAKSKTEMRLDDGPWRKLKRERREDPYLANVITVGHPLSQVTHMWVGDLPSELALGGHTIHVRTTDMFGQTFTAARVLRVTDEDK; encoded by the coding sequence ATGAAATTCTGGTTCCAACAGTTGATGCTGCTCGTATTAGTCGCGCTGGCGTGTGCCGATTCCCCCTCGCGACTCATGGCCGAGTCTCAGCAGGCGAGCGGATACGTCTACGATGATCAAAATGCCAACGGCACACGCGACGCAAACGAACCGGGGTTGCCGCAAGTGCGCGTCTCGAATGGTCGAACGGTGGTCGAGACGGACCCAACAGGCCGCTATCAGCTACCTGTGGACAACGACACCATTGTGTTCGTAATCAAACCTCGCGGATGGATGGTCCCAACTGACAAGAACCAAGTTCCGCGATTTTATTTCATCCACAAGCCAAATGGATCACCGCAGGGGCTTGCGTATCCAGGCGTGAAACCGACCGGACCCTTGCCTTCTGCGATCGATTTCCCCTTGATCAAGCAAGACGAACCCGATTGTTTCAAAGTCGTCGCGTTTGGTGATCCGCAACCGAACAACCTGCAAGACATTTATCACTTATCACACGACATCGTCCCTGAGCTGATTGGAACGGACGCAGCCTTCGGAATCTGTCTTGGCGATGTAATGGCAGATTTGCTCGATCTTTTTCCTGCTTACAATGAAGTCATGAGCCAAATTGACATTCCGCTTTACAACACAATTGGAAACCACGACATCAATTTCGACGTTTCCGACGATAAGCATTCGGATGAAACTTGGGAGCGCACCTTTGGACCGCCCACTTTCAGTTTTGACTGGGGCCCCGTCCACTTCATTGTCACCGACAATGTCTACTACCGTGGCGATCGCGGATACCACGGCGAATTCACCGAACAGGTCCTTACATTTATCGAGAACGATCTGCGATTTGTGTCGTCGGACCAGCTGGTCGTGGTGACAATGCACATCCCGCTAACAGCCTCCAATCACGACTCACTTCTGAACTTATTGAAGGGACGACCTGCGGTTTCGCTCTCTGGTCACACACACGACATCGAGCACAAATTCATCCCCATGGATCAAAAAGGCAATACACATCATCACGTGATTAATGGGGCGCTGTCCGGAATCCATTGGCTCGGAGATCCGGACGAATATGGGATTCCGCATGCCATGACGCACTGTGGATCGCCCAACGGGTACACGGTCATTACATTTAACGGCAACAAGTACAAGATGCAGTTCAAAGCCCCACGCCGGCCAGACAGTGACCAAATGCACATCTATACACCTTCGGAAATTTCCGTAAAGGAATCGAACAAGCCAGAAGTGCTGGTTAACGTCTATTTTGGTTCCGCCAAAAGCAAGACCGAAATGCGTTTGGACGACGGACCTTGGCGCAAACTGAAACGCGAACGGCGTGAAGATCCTTATCTGGCCAATGTCATCACAGTAGGCCATCCCTTGTCACAGGTCACACATATGTGGGTGGGAGATCTGCCGTCCGAATTGGCACTGGGTGGTCATACCATCCATGTGCGAACGACAGACATGTTTGGCCAAACCTTTACCGCCGCCCGCGTGCTACGAGTAACGGACGAAGACAAGTAA
- a CDS encoding alanine/glycine:cation symporter family protein, with translation MDLDQWVDDALGPIAERLAAVVFFALEIGGARVPLIVLWLIAAGLFFTFYLGGINFRGFAEGLRIVGGKGKQDTQKGEISPYAALSTAISGTVGIGNIGGVAIALSVGGPGATFWMIVAGLLGMATKCAECVLSVRYRSENEDGSVSGGPMYSLSRGLALRGYHGLGRGLGSFYALAMVFGCLGIGNMFQSNQAYQQFVVVTGGDASFFEDQAGLFGILLALAVALVILGGIRSIARVAERLVPAMAALYLLGGLAIIALNAPALPGALAAIVRGAFSPEGISGGVVGAMIIGFQRAAFSNEAGLGSAAIAHSAVRTHHPATEGLVALLEPFIDTVVICTVTALVILTTIYEPGLADRGLEGVEITSAAFGSTITGSPLVVAIAALLFAFTTIISWSYYGLKGWTYLVGEHPVAVRGFQIVFCFFIVLGCLLELDAVLSLSDTLIFIVALPNVIGLYIMAPEIRALLEEYLSQNTPPSS, from the coding sequence GTGGACCTGGATCAATGGGTAGATGATGCATTGGGGCCGATCGCAGAGAGACTTGCCGCGGTCGTCTTCTTTGCGTTGGAAATCGGCGGCGCCCGCGTACCCCTAATCGTACTCTGGCTCATCGCAGCCGGTCTTTTCTTTACGTTCTATCTGGGTGGCATCAATTTCCGCGGCTTCGCCGAGGGGTTGCGGATCGTCGGAGGCAAGGGAAAGCAAGATACGCAAAAAGGTGAAATAAGTCCCTATGCAGCACTATCGACCGCGATCTCGGGTACAGTTGGCATCGGTAATATCGGCGGTGTAGCCATCGCGCTCTCGGTGGGCGGTCCCGGGGCGACCTTTTGGATGATCGTCGCTGGCTTGCTGGGGATGGCCACGAAATGCGCGGAGTGCGTGCTCAGCGTGCGTTACCGTTCCGAAAACGAAGACGGCAGCGTTTCGGGCGGGCCCATGTATTCGCTTTCACGCGGTCTGGCTCTTCGTGGCTACCACGGTCTGGGACGGGGACTGGGCAGTTTCTACGCCCTGGCGATGGTCTTCGGCTGCCTGGGGATCGGCAATATGTTTCAGTCCAACCAAGCCTATCAGCAATTTGTCGTCGTGACCGGAGGAGATGCGAGCTTCTTCGAAGACCAAGCGGGACTTTTCGGAATCCTGCTGGCACTCGCGGTGGCACTGGTGATTCTGGGAGGCATCCGAAGCATTGCTCGCGTCGCCGAACGTCTGGTCCCGGCGATGGCCGCACTCTATCTATTGGGCGGCCTCGCGATCATCGCTCTCAATGCGCCCGCCCTACCGGGAGCGTTAGCCGCCATCGTGCGCGGCGCCTTCTCTCCCGAAGGCATCAGCGGCGGTGTGGTAGGTGCGATGATCATCGGTTTCCAACGCGCCGCCTTCTCCAACGAAGCGGGGCTCGGCTCGGCGGCGATCGCCCACTCCGCAGTGCGCACCCACCATCCAGCGACCGAAGGCTTGGTCGCCCTACTCGAACCGTTCATCGACACCGTGGTGATCTGTACCGTCACGGCCCTAGTAATCTTGACCACGATCTACGAACCTGGACTGGCAGACCGCGGTCTAGAAGGAGTCGAAATCACATCGGCCGCCTTCGGAAGCACGATCACTGGATCGCCGCTTGTCGTCGCGATCGCCGCATTGCTTTTCGCCTTCACGACGATAATCAGTTGGTCTTATTACGGTCTCAAGGGATGGACCTATCTCGTTGGCGAGCATCCCGTCGCGGTACGTGGCTTTCAAATCGTCTTCTGTTTCTTTATCGTGTTGGGCTGCCTGCTCGAACTCGATGCGGTCCTGAGCCTCTCCGATACACTGATCTTCATCGTAGCGCTGCCTAACGTCATCGGTCTCTACATCATGGCACCCGAAATACGTGCTTTGCTCGAGGAGTACCTCAGCCAAAACACCCCCCCCTCCTCCTAA
- a CDS encoding leucine-rich repeat protein, which produces MKLAQIVLILAVLLVRLSPVAAQTDTDGDGLLDLMDVAGFHISGDKGDYALESIQDLDGLNQFENLRRLDLWSNQITSLEQGDFQGLTNLQTLYLHDNLITNIESGDFEGLTNLQELYLYENEIISLEQRAFLRLTNLRKLELYDNELTSLEQRTFQGLTNLQWLDLSRNRITSLKQDDFQGLTNLRKLYLKATRLENLEQGAFQGLTNLQTLYLQDNPIRNLGSGAFQGLTNLQALHLQDNQIKSLETAAFQGLTNLELLDLHDNRIASLEQGTFQGLTNLQELYLHLNQITSLEQGDFQGLPNVQLLHLAGNRITSLKQGAFQGLTNLQTLQLHDSQIFGIEPGAFQGLTNLQALHLGNNPITSLKQGAFQGLTNLEKLDLYESQIANLEQGAFQGLTNLEWLYLNGNGITSLESGDFDGLDNLQALYLIDNHITTIENGAFEGLTNLEILVLRKNPLEKANLSRGKFNSLRVLEIDYHNDLILNDAELSESGLLMFFSQVAPINASLIGLRFPDGKPTRLLHGSHRLNYLTVDQHLYNASSDEMEWFDSECCNRLTIIGYGDANADGFFNSTDLVQVFQAGEYEDGIVGNSYWTTGDWNSDGDFDASDFVIAFQAGQYEAEAAAVAAPEPSSVFLLLGAMALLTQRRRRG; this is translated from the coding sequence ATGAAACTAGCTCAAATAGTTCTGATCTTAGCCGTACTCCTCGTACGCTTGTCACCTGTCGCAGCTCAAACAGATACCGACGGCGATGGACTGCTGGATCTAATGGATGTGGCTGGGTTTCATATTTCCGGAGATAAGGGGGATTACGCCCTGGAGAGTATTCAGGACTTAGACGGCCTCAACCAGTTCGAAAACCTGCGGAGGCTTGACCTATGGAGTAACCAAATCACGAGCCTTGAGCAAGGTGACTTCCAGGGGCTCACCAACCTGCAGACGCTTTACCTGCACGACAACCTAATCACAAACATCGAAAGCGGTGACTTTGAGGGGCTCACCAACCTGCAAGAGCTTTACTTGTACGAAAATGAGATCATAAGCCTTGAGCAGCGTGCCTTCCTGAGGCTCACCAACCTGCGGAAGCTTGAACTGTACGACAACGAGCTCACAAGCCTTGAGCAGCGTACCTTCCAGGGGCTCACCAACCTGCAGTGGCTTGACCTGTCGCGCAACCGGATCACAAGTCTTAAGCAAGATGACTTCCAGGGACTCACCAACCTGCGGAAACTTTACCTGAAGGCCACTCGGCTCGAAAACCTTGAGCAGGGAGCCTTTCAGGGACTTACCAATCTCCAGACGCTTTACCTGCAGGATAACCCAATCAGAAACCTCGGGAGTGGAGCCTTCCAAGGGCTCACCAATCTGCAGGCGCTTCACCTGCAAGACAACCAAATCAAAAGCCTTGAGACTGCTGCCTTCCAGGGGCTCACCAACCTGGAGCTGCTTGACCTGCACGACAACCGAATCGCGAGCCTTGAGCAGGGTACCTTCCAGGGGCTCACCAACCTGCAAGAGCTTTACCTACACCTCAACCAGATCACGAGCCTTGAGCAAGGTGACTTCCAGGGGCTCCCCAATGTGCAGCTGCTTCACCTGGCAGGCAACCGAATCACGAGCCTGAAGCAGGGCGCTTTCCAGGGACTCACCAACTTACAGACGCTTCAACTGCACGACAGCCAGATCTTTGGGATTGAGCCGGGTGCCTTTCAGGGGCTCACCAACCTGCAGGCGCTTCACCTGGGGAACAACCCAATCACAAGCCTTAAGCAGGGTGCCTTTCAGGGGCTCACCAATCTGGAAAAGCTTGACCTGTACGAAAGCCAAATCGCGAACCTTGAGCAGGGTGCCTTCCAGGGGCTCACCAACCTGGAGTGGCTTTACCTGAACGGCAACGGGATCACGAGTCTTGAAAGCGGTGACTTTGACGGACTCGATAATCTGCAAGCGCTCTACCTGATCGACAACCACATCACGACGATTGAGAACGGAGCCTTTGAAGGGCTCACCAATCTGGAAATTCTTGTGCTGCGGAAAAACCCACTAGAGAAAGCCAACTTAAGCCGTGGGAAATTCAACAGCCTCCGCGTTCTAGAAATCGACTACCACAACGATTTGATTCTCAATGACGCTGAATTGAGCGAATCCGGATTACTGATGTTTTTTAGTCAGGTTGCACCGATCAATGCGTCGCTAATCGGCTTGCGATTCCCTGACGGCAAACCTACCCGCCTTCTTCATGGCTCTCACCGACTTAACTATCTGACTGTCGACCAACATCTCTACAACGCATCCAGCGATGAGATGGAGTGGTTTGATTCGGAGTGCTGCAACAGGCTAACCATCATCGGTTACGGAGATGCCAACGCGGACGGATTTTTCAACAGCACTGACCTGGTGCAAGTCTTCCAGGCCGGTGAGTACGAAGACGGCATCGTGGGGAACTCGTACTGGACGACCGGTGACTGGAATAGCGACGGAGATTTCGATGCTTCGGATTTCGTGATTGCGTTTCAAGCAGGTCAGTATGAAGCAGAGGCTGCAGCTGTTGCGGCACCTGAACCCTCGTCTGTCTTCCTGCTGCTCGGTGCGATGGCTCTTTTAACACAACGAAGGCGACGCGGTTGA
- a CDS encoding PEP-CTERM sorting domain-containing protein (PEP-CTERM proteins occur, often in large numbers, in the proteomes of bacteria that also encode an exosortase, a predicted intramembrane cysteine proteinase. The presence of a PEP-CTERM domain at a protein's C-terminus predicts cleavage within the sorting domain, followed by covalent anchoring to some some component of the (usually Gram-negative) cell surface. Many PEP-CTERM proteins exhibit an unusual sequence composition that includes large numbers of potential glycosylation sites. Expression of one such protein has been shown restore the ability of a bacterium to form floc, a type of biofilm.) codes for MIWQFCRFLVVSVVGVGFSASNPSVQADLILDEFGMEALVDFQDYAGAGLEPGGANGRLDSDSWTVFLGSDGETQETALGASVGAGLFGRGISSGGLSEAGTYAFETGDGNRALGFQMGGIEFSNSVLSLRIRNETDEIVDQLRVTYDVWVLNDSDGTDYFDLEFSDGTNWFDPVLFETAAEADDPAEWKKYEQEYDLFLPKFSPYTEGFIDALNPGDDLLIQWSIGGSYEEPNGYDKVALDNVRVTAVPEPASLSLLLIVLAFGFASRRKRDGS; via the coding sequence ATGATCTGGCAATTCTGCAGGTTTCTGGTGGTTTCTGTCGTTGGGGTTGGCTTCAGTGCCAGTAACCCATCGGTTCAAGCGGATCTCATCCTTGACGAGTTTGGGATGGAAGCGCTGGTCGATTTTCAAGACTATGCGGGAGCCGGATTGGAACCCGGTGGGGCGAACGGCAGGCTGGATTCTGACAGCTGGACGGTGTTTCTGGGTTCCGATGGAGAGACGCAAGAGACTGCACTTGGTGCTTCCGTGGGAGCTGGTTTATTCGGACGCGGCATTTCTAGTGGCGGCTTATCAGAGGCTGGCACTTACGCTTTTGAAACGGGTGACGGTAATCGAGCGCTGGGTTTTCAGATGGGTGGAATCGAATTCTCAAACTCGGTCCTTTCGCTGCGAATACGTAATGAGACTGACGAGATTGTCGATCAACTGCGAGTGACCTATGACGTATGGGTCTTGAATGACAGTGATGGTACCGATTACTTCGATCTCGAGTTTTCTGACGGAACCAACTGGTTCGATCCTGTTTTATTTGAAACAGCAGCAGAGGCTGATGATCCAGCTGAATGGAAGAAATACGAACAGGAATATGACCTGTTCCTGCCAAAGTTTAGCCCTTATACGGAAGGGTTTATCGATGCACTCAATCCAGGAGATGATCTGTTGATTCAGTGGTCGATTGGCGGCAGTTATGAAGAGCCAAATGGCTATGACAAAGTCGCATTGGACAACGTTCGGGTGACGGCAGTTCCCGAGCCAGCAAGCCTGAGCCTCTTGTTGATCGTTCTTGCGTTTGGATTTGCTTCGAGGAGAAAACGGGATGGGAGCTGA
- a CDS encoding sulfatase, whose protein sequence is MKRYPILIVLMISGFASSRLGAEVRRPINVLHIISDDLRPALGCYDDPVAKTPAIDRLAAKGVQFDRAYVQYPICGPSRASFLSGLRPQTTDYFGWGIPPGVTLMPTWFRKNGYFTAQFGKVFHQTHILGRSESSIRVQAPPGAWDVAELCATKDDPCGYGYLYSVALRKKDSRAARHVLARGSLRPEGFKGGWFWQEWAETDLPDERTTDGIVVRRAAEAIEQAVREGKPFYVAAGLRRPHQVLAAPQRYFDLYPLESIPKPPREPIEHLKKVPPLALNFDKSHAYKIYSDEDRRQLWRAYYANISFVDAQVGHLLKTLDRLDLWKNTIVVFHSDHGWQLGEHGGIGNKDVLFNESTHTPLIIAASGFGVSGVNCPHPVELVDLFPTLAGLCGLEPPAKLDGVNLQASLKNPRGPAPRAGAISVVKRNVNGRIGKGFSGRPMTLEKDAGLARRILGRSVRTERWCYVEWDDGNLGVELYDQKNDPRELNNLAHVAELKATRAKLKSLLRQLDPTVAKPH, encoded by the coding sequence ATGAAACGCTATCCCATCCTCATCGTCCTCATGATATCCGGGTTCGCTTCTTCGCGTCTTGGCGCGGAGGTGCGCCGCCCGATTAATGTTCTGCACATCATCAGCGATGATCTGCGACCGGCGCTGGGCTGTTATGACGATCCCGTCGCGAAGACGCCCGCGATTGATCGACTCGCGGCGAAAGGCGTTCAGTTTGACCGCGCGTATGTGCAGTATCCGATTTGCGGGCCATCGCGTGCATCGTTTCTTTCCGGCCTGCGTCCGCAAACCACGGACTATTTTGGTTGGGGAATTCCGCCCGGCGTCACACTCATGCCGACGTGGTTTCGAAAGAACGGTTACTTCACCGCTCAGTTCGGCAAGGTCTTTCATCAGACTCATATTCTCGGTCGATCGGAGTCGAGCATCCGAGTCCAGGCTCCACCCGGCGCGTGGGATGTGGCCGAGCTTTGCGCAACGAAAGACGATCCGTGCGGATACGGTTATCTCTATTCCGTGGCGCTCCGCAAGAAAGATTCGCGAGCGGCCCGGCATGTTCTCGCACGAGGCAGCTTGCGACCCGAGGGATTCAAAGGCGGCTGGTTTTGGCAAGAGTGGGCCGAAACCGATTTGCCTGATGAACGAACAACCGACGGCATCGTGGTCCGCCGCGCGGCTGAAGCCATCGAGCAAGCAGTCCGCGAAGGAAAGCCGTTCTACGTCGCGGCTGGCCTTCGACGCCCTCACCAAGTCCTCGCCGCGCCGCAGCGATACTTTGACCTCTACCCACTCGAATCGATTCCGAAGCCACCGCGGGAACCGATTGAGCATCTGAAAAAAGTGCCCCCGCTCGCTCTCAATTTTGACAAGTCACACGCCTACAAAATCTACAGCGACGAGGACCGACGCCAACTCTGGCGAGCTTACTATGCGAATATTTCGTTCGTCGATGCGCAGGTTGGCCACTTGCTGAAGACGCTCGATCGGCTCGACCTATGGAAAAACACCATTGTCGTTTTCCACAGCGACCACGGCTGGCAACTTGGTGAACATGGCGGAATTGGAAACAAGGACGTCCTCTTTAACGAATCCACGCACACGCCATTGATCATCGCCGCGTCTGGCTTTGGCGTCTCCGGTGTCAACTGCCCGCATCCCGTCGAACTCGTCGACTTGTTCCCGACGCTGGCCGGCCTTTGTGGACTTGAGCCGCCCGCGAAACTCGACGGCGTCAATCTGCAAGCCTCATTGAAAAACCCACGAGGCCCCGCGCCACGAGCCGGCGCAATTTCCGTCGTCAAACGAAATGTGAACGGCCGGATCGGCAAAGGCTTCAGCGGCCGCCCCATGACACTTGAAAAAGACGCGGGCCTCGCACGCCGAATTCTCGGCCGGTCTGTCCGCACAGAAAGATGGTGCTATGTGGAGTGGGACGACGGCAATTTGGGTGTCGAGCTATATGATCAGAAGAACGACCCACGCGAGTTGAACAATCTGGCTCATGTCGCGGAGTTGAAAGCAACGCGAGCAAAGTTGAAAAGCCTGCTTCGCCAGCTTGATCCCACGGTGGCGAAGCCGCATTAG